GGCGGCGATCCGTACGGATGGCCTGACGAAACAGCTGGTGCCAGACGGCTTTCCGGCAGTTGCGGACAGCCAGGTAGCGGAAGCGCTGTACGAATCCGCCCTTGCGATCGGTGAGGGCGTGGTGCGTAAGGGGATTACTGTAACCCTGGACGTGTTCTTTAACGGCGTTGAAGAAGTACCGCACCAAAAGTACAAAGCAGCGGGAGCGCTTGGCGTAGAGATGGAAATTGCGGCGCTGTACGTCGTTGCGTCGATCCGCGGCGTTCGCGCCGGTGCGATTGTAGCAATGGACGGCTTTGCCGACGCTGATCTCGCGGCCGAGTACGACCCGAACACGAATGTGGTCGCCGACGCGGTGGAACGCGAGATTAACACGGCCTTGCAGGCTGTGGTGAAACTGGCGAAGCAGGGTTAGTAAGGGCAAGCAAGCCGGATTACCTGAGAGCAAGCTGCAGGAAATCCGGCTTTTTTGTTTTGAGTATGATGAATCTGGGGGGAGCATTAGAGATTTGCAGCAGCAACTCCAGCAGTACCTATCGTTACCGCTTTGGCGGCTGGACCGTGAAGAAGGGAACCTTTTCGATTCCGACAGCCCGCACGTAAGTGAATAATTGCCCTTTATGGTGGATTTCGTGATCGACCATGTTGCCCAGCCACACTTTTCCTGGGACAACGAACCCGTTAAAGTCCAGCGGCTGCTCCAGCAGGAAGTCGGACAATTCATTAAAAACCGCCGTAGACGATTCGGTCGAAGCCTGCACGATATTTCGAATGTCATCGATGGTTTCGTACTTGGTGGAAATCGAAGGCGGAGAGAACGAGCCTTTTGCAATGGAGCGCAGGAACATATCCGAGGACGCCGCAATATGAACAGCTAATGCACCCAAGGTATAGGCGTTCTCCCACGGTTTATAATCCAAATGCTCGCTCTTTACGTCCTGCAGCAGTTGCAACAAGACCGTACGGTGTCTATGCCATCGTTCGAATTGCTGTTGACCTTCATGACTCATGATTCTTCCTCCTTGATCGATTGCAGAATAAAGTGTTTAAATATACGCCCGCCTTATACACGGTTCATAAAACAGTTCGATAAGTAATAGCGGATTCCTTCCCGATCGCAAGTTATAGCCAGATGTTGTATTTGATCATTTTGGAAAAAGCAGTTGCAAAAAGAAAGGAGGCCGTATATACTAAGTTCAATTAGTGATTGGTCAATCAATAATAAAACGATATGAGTGAAGGAGGGTGGTAGAAATGGCTAGAGCGTCAACCTCTGCGAATCGGCGGAATGATATCGTGGCGGCAGCCATCGAAGTGTTTGCAGAGATCGGATATTATCGCGCGACCACGGCTCAAGTTGCCGAACGGGCAGCGATATCCCAGCCTTACGTCTACCGGTTCTTTACCAAGGAGTCACTGCTCGTGGAATCGCTGGCTG
Above is a window of Paenibacillus sp. FSL K6-1330 DNA encoding:
- a CDS encoding DinB family protein; the encoded protein is MSHEGQQQFERWHRHRTVLLQLLQDVKSEHLDYKPWENAYTLGALAVHIAASSDMFLRSIAKGSFSPPSISTKYETIDDIRNIVQASTESSTAVFNELSDFLLEQPLDFNGFVVPGKVWLGNMVDHEIHHKGQLFTYVRAVGIEKVPFFTVQPPKR
- a CDS encoding nucleoside phosphorylase, yielding MLMPILQVNSEDIPEFVIVCGDPKRAETISRKLTNARELAFSREYRTFVGTYEGVELAVTSHGVGCPGAAVCFEELIRAGAKTLIRVGTAGSYRADTPAGSLVVSTAAIRTDGLTKQLVPDGFPAVADSQVAEALYESALAIGEGVVRKGITVTLDVFFNGVEEVPHQKYKAAGALGVEMEIAALYVVASIRGVRAGAIVAMDGFADADLAAEYDPNTNVVADAVEREINTALQAVVKLAKQG